One genomic window of Anthonomus grandis grandis chromosome 3, icAntGran1.3, whole genome shotgun sequence includes the following:
- the LOC126734448 gene encoding zinc finger CCCH domain-containing protein 11A-like isoform X1 has translation MPEDNYYWTDNFFQKMTDLESPKKNNDCYFYYYSTCSKGDSCAFRHEPSALGCETMCSFWKEGKCLNVHCNFRHMELRKNRKAIPCYWESQPVGCLKPHCPFMHQVASQRSEGPNDALNKSENMIPENCTQASTFKSTSSVDSLVVNFEEESDNESGTSPSPVKIGDSNAKTLEEIKLEKIAEAGAAYYSYHDHTQTDYQMELDEDDLRQRLLKRVRHSEMPRKLSRLELSRILGDKSLEVSHTDSFAKSQEPYPFKRQKMESPCEIKIKTLEEIRLEKIRKKQEKETAEVPMILNDAQKNEEAVVSSTSNDEPETTNSLKTITVPMKPLRKLNLKKIKAKFAKSKTPIDHQSTHSKVKLEDLCTDLPTPSAMSVTSDVPSSSKDDTLTSNANIMNISPTVSVKGIDESLLLLDDVDDEVNNLNLKSEEDLLREIDNYLSD, from the exons ggtgACAGTTGTGCATTTCGACATGAACCATCAGCCTTGGGCTGCGAGACCATGTGTTCTTTTTGGAAGGAAGGGAAATGCCTAAATGTTCATTGCAATTTCCGGCATATGGAACTCAGG aaaaatcgaaAAGCAATCCCCTGCTACTGGGAATCACAACCTGTTGGGTGTTTAAAGCCACATTGCCCATTTATGCATCAGGTAGCAAGTCAGAGATCAGAAGGACCTAATGATGCTTTAA ATAAATCAGAAAACATGATTCCTGAAAACTGTACCCAGGCAAGTACGTTTAAGAGCACATCTTCAGTTGACAGTCTGGTTGTTAACTTTGAAGAAG AGTCCGACAATGAATCCGGTACATCGCCGTCGCCTGTAAAAATCGGAGATTCCAATGCAAAAACCCTAGAGGAGATTAAACTGGAGAAAATTGCTGAGGCTGGCGCTGCTTACTATTCGTATCATG ATCATACTCAGACTGACTACCAAATGGAACTTGACGAGGATGATCTCCGGCAAAGACTCTTAAAGCGCGTGCGACATAGTGAAATGCCACGGAAATTAAGTCGACTTGAATTGTCTCGCATTCTTGGAGACAAATCGTTGGAAGTTTCCCATACTGATAGTTTTGCAAAATCTCAGGAACCCTACCCTTTTAAACGACAAAAAATGGAATCCCCGTgtgaaatcaaaattaaaacccTGGAAGAAATACGACTTGAAAAAATTAGGAAGAAACAGGAAAAAGAGACCGCAGAAGTACCTATGATTTTAAATGATGCACAAAAAAATGAAGAAGCCGTTGTAAGCAGCACAAGTAATGATGAGCCAGAAACtactaattctttaaaaaccaTAACAGTACCTATGAAGCCGCTAAGAAAgctgaatctaaaaaaaataaaagccaaATTTGCAAAGTCTAAAACACCAATAGATCATCAGTCAACCCACAGCAAAGTAAAATTAGAAGATTTATGTACTGATTTACCTACACCGTCAGCTATGAGCGTCACTAGTGATGTACCAAGCAGTTCTAAAGATGATACATTAACGTCTAATGCCAATATAATGAATATTTCACCTACTGTGTCAGTTAAAGGAATAGATGAATCCCTTTTATTACTTGATGATGTCGATGATGAAGTAAACAATTTAAATCTCAAATCTGAAGAAGATTTGCTCAGAGAGATTGATAATTATCTTTCAGATTAA
- the LOC126734448 gene encoding zinc finger CCCH domain-containing protein 11A-like isoform X2 → MTDLESPKKNNDCYFYYYSTCSKGDSCAFRHEPSALGCETMCSFWKEGKCLNVHCNFRHMELRKNRKAIPCYWESQPVGCLKPHCPFMHQVASQRSEGPNDALNKSENMIPENCTQASTFKSTSSVDSLVVNFEEESDNESGTSPSPVKIGDSNAKTLEEIKLEKIAEAGAAYYSYHDHTQTDYQMELDEDDLRQRLLKRVRHSEMPRKLSRLELSRILGDKSLEVSHTDSFAKSQEPYPFKRQKMESPCEIKIKTLEEIRLEKIRKKQEKETAEVPMILNDAQKNEEAVVSSTSNDEPETTNSLKTITVPMKPLRKLNLKKIKAKFAKSKTPIDHQSTHSKVKLEDLCTDLPTPSAMSVTSDVPSSSKDDTLTSNANIMNISPTVSVKGIDESLLLLDDVDDEVNNLNLKSEEDLLREIDNYLSD, encoded by the exons ggtgACAGTTGTGCATTTCGACATGAACCATCAGCCTTGGGCTGCGAGACCATGTGTTCTTTTTGGAAGGAAGGGAAATGCCTAAATGTTCATTGCAATTTCCGGCATATGGAACTCAGG aaaaatcgaaAAGCAATCCCCTGCTACTGGGAATCACAACCTGTTGGGTGTTTAAAGCCACATTGCCCATTTATGCATCAGGTAGCAAGTCAGAGATCAGAAGGACCTAATGATGCTTTAA ATAAATCAGAAAACATGATTCCTGAAAACTGTACCCAGGCAAGTACGTTTAAGAGCACATCTTCAGTTGACAGTCTGGTTGTTAACTTTGAAGAAG AGTCCGACAATGAATCCGGTACATCGCCGTCGCCTGTAAAAATCGGAGATTCCAATGCAAAAACCCTAGAGGAGATTAAACTGGAGAAAATTGCTGAGGCTGGCGCTGCTTACTATTCGTATCATG ATCATACTCAGACTGACTACCAAATGGAACTTGACGAGGATGATCTCCGGCAAAGACTCTTAAAGCGCGTGCGACATAGTGAAATGCCACGGAAATTAAGTCGACTTGAATTGTCTCGCATTCTTGGAGACAAATCGTTGGAAGTTTCCCATACTGATAGTTTTGCAAAATCTCAGGAACCCTACCCTTTTAAACGACAAAAAATGGAATCCCCGTgtgaaatcaaaattaaaacccTGGAAGAAATACGACTTGAAAAAATTAGGAAGAAACAGGAAAAAGAGACCGCAGAAGTACCTATGATTTTAAATGATGCACAAAAAAATGAAGAAGCCGTTGTAAGCAGCACAAGTAATGATGAGCCAGAAACtactaattctttaaaaaccaTAACAGTACCTATGAAGCCGCTAAGAAAgctgaatctaaaaaaaataaaagccaaATTTGCAAAGTCTAAAACACCAATAGATCATCAGTCAACCCACAGCAAAGTAAAATTAGAAGATTTATGTACTGATTTACCTACACCGTCAGCTATGAGCGTCACTAGTGATGTACCAAGCAGTTCTAAAGATGATACATTAACGTCTAATGCCAATATAATGAATATTTCACCTACTGTGTCAGTTAAAGGAATAGATGAATCCCTTTTATTACTTGATGATGTCGATGATGAAGTAAACAATTTAAATCTCAAATCTGAAGAAGATTTGCTCAGAGAGATTGATAATTATCTTTCAGATTAA